The following are from one region of the Flavimobilis soli genome:
- a CDS encoding exodeoxyribonuclease VII small subunit, which produces MSVTTPQPQLPDVDSLSYEEARDELVQVVARLEAGGEPLEASLALWERGEALAARCQTWLDGARERLEAAQKRASGAATEQEDED; this is translated from the coding sequence ATGTCCGTGACCACACCCCAGCCGCAGCTGCCCGACGTCGACTCCCTGAGCTACGAGGAGGCGCGCGACGAGCTCGTCCAGGTCGTCGCCCGGCTCGAGGCCGGCGGCGAGCCGCTCGAGGCGAGCCTCGCGCTCTGGGAGCGCGGCGAGGCGCTCGCCGCCCGCTGCCAGACGTGGCTCGACGGCGCACGCGAGCGTCTCGAGGCCGCGCAGAAGCGCGCTTCCGGCGCGGCGACCGAGCAGGAGGACGAGGACTGA